A window from Mya arenaria isolate MELC-2E11 chromosome 9, ASM2691426v1 encodes these proteins:
- the LOC128203759 gene encoding cytosolic Fe-S cluster assembly factor narfl-like, with the protein MFTYKMAGFSGALQLTDLNDFITPSQECIKPVKIDRTAGKVGKIRIEDDGSYLSVSATGTETKLQKAQITLNDCLACSGCITSAESVLITQQSQDELFRVLQENREVEDDTHRKVVVVSISPQARASLAAKYGLSMEEAAYKLTAFFKNLGVDYVFDTTFSRSFSLIESCREFVRRYQEAETNKMAFPMLASACPGWICYAEKTHGSYILPYISTVKSPQQIMGSLVKNYFAEKKGVSPDRIYHVTVMPCFDKKLEASRPDFYSDMYSTRDVDCVITSGEVELMLEKEKITLSDVEDAQLDPLFGGGALVNHIGGGSGGYLEHIARYAARELLGTEVAAFEYKTLRNQDFQEVTIEVEGKQPIKMALAYGFRNIQNIVQKIKRKKCPYHFVEIMACPSGCTNGGGQIKVVGETTPKDRLAQVTGLYNSVQTVNPWTQSDVTSLYEEWLGGFETEKSRTLLHTQYHEVEKMTNALAIKW; encoded by the exons ATGTTTACGTATAAAATGGCCGGTTTTAGTGGAGCTCTACAACTCACAGATTTAAACGATTTTATCACGCCCTCGCAG GAATGTATAAAGCCTGTGAAGATAGACCGTACTGCTGGCAAAGTCGGGAAGATCAGGATTGAAGATGACGGGTCGTATCTCAGTGTGTCAGCA ACTGGTACAGAGACAAAGCTACAGAAAGCTCAGATAACATTGAATGACTGTCTGGCATGTAGCGGGTGTATCACCTCGGCCGAGAGTGTGCTGATTACACAACAGAGCCAGGATGAATTGTTCAGAGTGCTGCAGGAAAACAGAGAAGTTGAG GATGATACCCATCGAAAAGTGGTTGTGGTCTCAATTTCACCCCAAGCGAGAGCTTCATTGGCTGCTAAGTATGGACTGTCCATGGAAGAGGCTGCTTACAAGTTAACTGCTTTCTTCAAAAATCTAG GTGTGGATTACGTGTTTGACACAACGTTTTCCCGCAGTTTCAGCCTGATAGAGAGTTGTCGCGAGTTTGTTCGGCGGTACCAAGAGGCAGAGACAAACAAAATGGCATTCCCCATGTTAGCATCTGCCTGTCCAG GTTGGATTTGCTACGCGGAAAAGACTCATGGCTCGTATATCCTGCCGTACATCAGTACAGTGAAATCCCCTCAACAAATAATGGGCTCCCTTGTGAAA AACTACTTTGCTGAGAAAAAAGGTGTGTCACCGGACCGAATATATCATGTGACGGTGATGCCATGTTTCGACAAGAAGCTGGAGGCATCCAGGCCAGATTTCTACAGCGATATGTACTCCACAAGAGATGTGGACTGTGTTATTACATCAG GGGAGGTAGAGCTGATGCTCGAGAAAGAGAAGATAACTCTGTCAGATGTGGAAGATGCACAGTTAGATCCCTT GTTTGGGGGTGGAGCACTTGTGAACCATATTGGTGGAGGGTCAGGTGGATATCTAGAACATATCGCACGCTATGCTGCACGGGAACTTCTGGGGACTGAGGTCGCCGCTTTTGAATACAAGACGCTCAG AAATCAAGACTTTCAAGAGGTCACAATAGAAGTAGAAGGGAAGCAACCAATCAAAATGGCTCTTGCTTACGGCTTcagaaatatacaaaatattgttcAGAAAATCAAGAGGAAGAAATGTCCGTatcattttgttgaaataatggCTTGTCCCTCAGGCTGCACTAATGGGGGAGGTCAAATTAAAGTGGTAGGGGAGACCACTCCAAAAGACAGACTGGCACAGGTGACTGGTTTATACAACTCTGTACAGACTGTGAATCCCTGGACACAAAGTGATGTTACCAGTCTATATGAGGAGTGGTTAGGAGGATTTGAAACTGAGAAAAGTAGAACACTTCTGCATACACAGTATCATGAAGTTGAGAAGATGACTAATGCTTTAGCAATTAAATGGTGA